The Helicoverpa armigera isolate CAAS_96S chromosome 18, ASM3070526v1, whole genome shotgun sequence genome has a window encoding:
- the LOC135118135 gene encoding glutathione S-transferase 2-like — MTKVVYHYYREKAMGEANRLLMAYGGQEFEDHRISDEDWPAFKPNTPFGQMPVLELNGKKYAKTSAISRYFGRKYGLVGDTPEDAMEIDQNIDCLNELRDKALSVAYEPDKELQERRHAEYSNTVYPQYLEKLSSIITENNGHIALGKLTWGDFVVAGLIDYLKRMMRMPDLIEKYPAFQTVVDKVYAIPQVKAYADAAPKMTW, encoded by the exons ATGACGAAGGTCGTTTACCACTACTACCGGGAGAAGGCTATGGGGGAAGCGAACCGCCTGCTCATGGCGTATGGTGGCCAGGAGTTCGAAGACCATCGGATTTCTGATGAGGACTGGCCTGCATTTAAGCCTA ACACCCCATTCGGCCAGATGCCCGTGTTGGAGCTGAACGGCAAGAAGTACGCGAAGACATCAGCCATATCGCGGTACTTCGGCCGCAAGTACGGGCTGGTCGGAGACACCCCCGAGGATGCTATGGAGATCGACCAGAACATCGACTGCTTGAATGAACTAAGAGACA aaGCGCTGTCGGTGGCATATGAGCCTGACAAGGAGTTACAGGAGAGAAGGCATGCTGAGTACAGTAATACAGTCTACCCGCAATACTTGGAGAAACTCAGCAGTATCATCACTGAGAACAACGGTCATATCGCACTCGGAAAG ttaacCTGGGGAGATTTCGTGGTAGCAGGTCTGATAGACTACCTGAAGCGTATGATGCGGATGCCTGACCTCATTGAGAAGTACCCTGCCTTCCAGACAGTGGTCGACAAGGTGTATGCCATCCCTCAAGTAAAGGCCTACGCTGATGCTGCACCTAAGATGACCTGGTGA